One Helianthus annuus cultivar XRQ/B chromosome 7, HanXRQr2.0-SUNRISE, whole genome shotgun sequence genomic region harbors:
- the LOC110867052 gene encoding protein phosphatase 2C 37: MEIQQLTLIATVASSIISLPENNNSKPHQNEVQPKTATTTVTTSKKSFRDDVLEKESSRFGLTVVCGRRRDLEDAVSVKPSFCKTICSYLHFYGVFDGHGCSHVATKCKDRMHEIVKEEVENCEEAILWKEMMMKSFARIDKDVSEWSKSASSCSDCRCHLQIPQCDAAGSTAVVAVVAPDKIVVSNCGDSRAVLCRDGVAIPLSTDHKPDRPDELKRIENAGGRVIHWDGVMRVLGVLAMSRAIGDDYLKPYVIPEPEVTVTERTDDDECLIIASDGLWDVVSNDVVCHVARMCLRSEEVPLPPRSDGSPFNVARGESSDKACSDASMLLTKLALARRSSDNVSVLVVDLRRDI, from the exons ATGGAGATACAACAGCTTACACTCATCGCCACTGTTGCCTCAAGCATAATTTCTCTACCGGAAAACAACAATTCAAAACCGCACCAAAACGAAGTACAACCAAAGACGGCTACAACAACCGTAACTACATCGAAAAAGAGTTTTCGAGATGATGTTTTGGAGAAGGAGAGTTCCAGATTCGGTTTGACTGTTGTGTGTGGAAGAAGGAGGGATCTAGAAGATGCTGTTTCGGTAAAGCCGTCGTTTTGTAAAACGATTTGCTCTTATCTACACTTTTACGGTGTATTCGACGGCCATGGCTGCTCTCAT GTGGCGACCAAGTGCAAAGACCGGATGCACGAGATAGTGAAAGAGGAAGTTGAGAACTGTGAGGAAGCAATTTTGTGGAAAGAGATGATGATGAAGAGTTTTGCTCGGATTGATAAGGACGTAAGTGAATGGAGCAAGAGTGCATCATCCTGCTCAGATTGTAGATGCCACCTTCAAATTCCACAGTGTGATGCCGCTGGATCTACTGCGGTTGTTGCGGTTGTGGCTCCGGATAAGATTGTAGTTTCTAACTGTGGCGATTCGCGTGCTGTGCTTTGTCGGGATGGTGTTGCGATTCCGTTATCAACAGATCATAAG CCTGATCGACCGGATGAACTTAAACGAATCGAAAATGCTGGTGGTCGTGTTATACATTGGGATGGAGTTATGAGGGTTCTTGGTGTTTTAGCTATGTCTAGGGCAATTG GCGACGATTATTTAAAACCGTATGTGATACCAGAACCGGAAGTAACCGTAACAGAACGGACGGATGACGACGAGTGCCTTATCATCGCAAGTGACGGCCTTTGGGACGTGGTATCAAACGACGTCGTATGCCATGTGGCTCGCATGTGCCTAAGGTCGGAGGAGGTTCCATTGCCGCCGCGATCTGATGGTAGTCCGTTCAATGTGGCCCGTGGTGAGAGCTCCGATAAGGCGTGTTCGGATGCGTCGATGCTGTTAACGAAGTTAGCGTTGGCTAGACGGAGCTCGGATAACGTTAGTGTATTGGTGGTTGATCTTAGGAGGGATATATAA